CTACCTATAGATTATCAGAAAAATCGCAAAAAACTGCCAAAAATAGAATAACGCACACACCTATTTAGTAAAATGAAGCATTTGCTCAATTCATTTTTTATAGGTTTGCCTGCTGAATAGGTTGCTGAGTAGTCTGGGATTACGACCGTTTATACCATTGGTTTGGTGTCTTGCTGACGCCATGACCGATTATTGTTGGGATAGTCCCAGTACTTGATAGCGTTTTTCCCTCGGAGTTAACTGCACTCGATTTTGAGCGTTTTGCCTCTTCTCCGTGGGTTATCGGTGATTATTGCCACGGCACCGATGTCTCTGATGGCTTTAAATTTTCGCTTCGAGTTGTAGCCTGCGTCAGCCAGAATGTACTCTGCCTCCAAGTCCTCGATGAACTGGGGAAGAAACGGCGAGTCATAACAGTTACCCGTCGTCACTGTAGCATTCAAAGGCAAACCAGCTTGGTTTACGACTGCGTGCGCCTGCAGTGCAGCCTTTGAATGGGCCTCTGCTGGTGACGCCCCAGCGGGCTTTCATGTCATAGAGGTCAACCAGCGGCGTAGAATTAGCAATCAAGCGCGTCGTCGGCATCATCAGTTCAAGCATTTTCGCCATCTTCTTTAAGGTTTCTTCAAGCAGGTTCAGGTAACGCCGTCACCGCCGTCCAACCGTTGTCCTGTCAGGCACGCTGCACAGCCCTAAGGTTTTGGCGAGCAACCGCATGCTTTCTGAAGTGCGCCACTATGCG
The Candidatus Bathyarchaeota archaeon DNA segment above includes these coding regions:
- a CDS encoding transposase; the encoded protein is MNATVTTGNCYDSPFLPQFIEDLEAEYILADAGYNSKRKFKAIRDIGAVAIITDNPRRRGKTLKIECS